CGCGGGCGCGAAGCGCCGCATCGCGGCCTTCATCTTCGGCGACATCGCCTGGTAGGAGCAGCGGATCAGCGCCTCGTCGGAAACCTGGATCTCTTCACGAAAGGGCGCGCCGACGCGATAGAGCGCGCGGTCGGCGCCTGTCGCCTTGACCCGGAAATAGCCCGCACCGTCATAGCCGCCGAACTGCATCTGGGTAAAATCGTCCTCGACGGCGCGCGTCTGTGTGATCAGCTGCAACTCGGCTGCGGGCCCCAGATTGCCCGACGGTCCGTAATAATAGACCGCGCCCCAACGCGACCCGTCGAAGATATAGCCATAGCGCACCGTCGCGCATGTCTGGTCGTCGTTGGCCCAGAACCCGGCCGCGATCGGCAATTGGATCGCCGACTGTGCCATCGCCGGCGCGCAGCTGGCAATCGCCGCCAGCGTCAAAATCCATCCGCGCATCGATACCCCCACCTTTGCCCAAGATGAGGTCATGGTGGCGGAATTGGCGGACGCGATCAACCGGCCGGAGCGAAAACCCGCTCCTTCGTCGCGGTGAAGCGGATCGCGGGATGGCGCTGGGTGACATAGCCGACCTCCCACGCATCCTTCGCCATGAACACCGGAGCGCCGTCGCGGTCGGTCGCCGCCGCGCCGCGATTGTCGGCCTGGAATGCCTTCAGCGCCGCGGCATCGTCGCTGGCGATCCAGCGCGCGGTGTCCCACGGCGACTGCTCGAGCTTCGCCTCGACCTTATACTCGGCCTCAAGCCGGCTGATCAGCACGTCGAGCTGCAACTGGCCGACGACGCCAACGATCATGTTCGCCCCGATTTCGGGGTAGAAGACCTGGATGATCCCCTCCTCGGCCATGTCGTCGAGCGCTTTCCTCAGCTGCTTGGTCTTGGTCGGGTCGACAAGCGCGACGCGGCGGAGGATTTCGGGCGCGAAATTGGGCAAGCCGGTAATCATGATATCGCTGCGTTCCGACAGCGTATCGCCGACGCGCAGTGTGCCGTGGTTCGGAATACCGATGATGTCGCCCGGAAACGCCTCTTCGGCCATTTCGCGGTCCTGCGCGAGGAACAACATCGGGCGGCTGATCGCGATCGCCTTGCCCGTCCCGCCCTGCATCAGCCGCATCCCGCGCTCGAACTTGCCCGAGCACAGCCGCATGAAGGCGATGCGGTCGCGGTGCGCGGGGTTCATGTTCGCCTGCACCTTGAACACGAAGCCGGTGACGGCATCGTCGTCCGGCTGCACCGGCGCGGGCTCGGCGGGCTGCGGCTGCGGCCCCGGCGCGTGGTTCGCCAGTCCCGCAAGCAGGTCAATGACGCCGAACTCCTTGAGCGCCGAACCAAAGAAGACCGGCGTCAGGTCGCCGTTCCGGTATGCGGCTGCATCGAACGGCGCGTAGCAGGCCGACGCCAGCTCGGTTTCTTCCTTGAGCAAGGCAAAGGCATCGGCGCTGAGCTTCGCCGCAAGCCGCGGGTCATCGAGCCCCTCGACCGCGATCCGTTCGCCCTCATACATGCGCGACGCGTCGCCGCCGGGCACCATCAGCGCCGGATCGACGAGGTCGTAAATCCCCTCGAACTGCCCGCCCATGCCCGCGGGCCAGTTCATCGGGCACACGTCGAGCGCCAGCCGGTCGGCAACCTCGTCGAGCAGCTCGAACGGCGTCTGCCCTTCGCGGTCGACCTTGTTGATGAAGGTGATGATCGGCACCGAACGCAGCCGGCACACCTCGAACAGCTTCAGCGTCTGCGGCTCGATGCCCTTCGCGGCGTCGATCACCATCACCGCACTGTCGACCGCCGTGAGGGTACGGTAGGTATCCTCGCTGAAATCCTCGTGCCCCGGCGTGTCGAGCAGGTTGAAGATCAGCCCCGCATGCTCGAAGGTCATCACCGACGAGGTCACCGAAATCCCGCGCTGCTGCTCGATCTTCATCCAGTCGGAGCGCGCGCGCCGCGCGGCGCCCCGCGCCTTGACCTCGCCCGCGATATGGATCGCGCCGCCCGCGACGAGCAGCTTCTCGGTCAGCGTCGTCTTCCCCGCGTCGGGGTGCGAAATGATGGCGAAGGTACGGCGGTCGGGATGCTTGGACATGGCGCGGGCGCCTAGCAGGTGGCGGGGCAAGTGGAAAGGGGCTGGCGTCCGCGCCCCGGTCGCCGCATGGTCGGCATATGCGCACCCTGCTGATCGCCGCTCTTCTAACCGCTGCCCCCGCCACCGCGCAGGATTCACCTTTCGTCGGCGAATATAGCCTTTCCGAAGGGCCCGATGTCGGCGGCGGCCTGCTGATCCGCAGCGATGGCCATTTCCAATATATGCTCGCCGCGGGCGCGCTCGACGAACGCGCCGAGGGCCGGTGGGAAGCTTGCGACGAACGCATCTGTCTCACCACCGATCCCAGGCCCGTGCTGCCCGTGATGGAAAAGGGCCCGCTGATCGAGGTCGACGGCGCCGTCCCGACGCTGCTCGTCACCTGGCCGAATGGCGAAGCGATCCCCGGCGTCGATTTCACGATCGGTTTCGATAGCGGCGATGCGGCCGAGAATTATACCCAATATGATGGCTGGACGATGCCCGAAGGCGACGCGCGCATCCCCCGCTGGATCGAGTTGCGCGAACCGATCTACGGCATCACCGCGCCGCGCTACGAGCTGACCGACGCCGACGGCGGCAAGCTGCGCGTCGTCATCGTGCCCAACGACATCGGCGTGGTCGATTTCAACGGCGCGTGCGCGGAACGAACCGAACGCGGGCTGACGCTTCACCGCGCCGGCGGCGACATGCGGTTCGTGCGGTTGGACGCGGAATAATATCGGCTGCCGGCCCAAAAGCGGCCGTTGCAGCGGGTCAGGCGAGCGCCTCGATCGCTTCGGCCAGTTTGGCGTCGCGTTCCGACAAGCCGTCGGCATCGTGCGTCGTCAGCAGGATATCGACGCGATTATAGACGTTCGACCATTCGGGATGATGGTCCATCTTTTCGGCGACGATCGCGACGCTCGCCATGAAGCCGAAGGCCTGTGCGAAATCGGCGAATTTGAACTGGCGCGTGATCGCGTCGCGCGACGGTTCGTGCATCCATTCGGGAAAGCGGGCGAGGAGCGCGCTGCGCTCGGTTTCGTCGAGTTTCCGGACCATCTTGTTTCTCCCGCTGGTCAATGTCGTGCGCTCGCCATAAGGAAGAGCGCGATGAGCGACAAGACCAGCCTGCCCCCCGACCTGCCCGCCGGATGGACCGGCACCGCGCCCGACGCCGATGCGCTGTTCGCGATGGCCGAGGCGGCGTTCGAAACCATGCCCGATGTGTTCAAGCCGCATATCAAGGGCGTAGTGATTGCGATCGAGGAATTCGCCGACGACGAGATACTCGCCGCGCTCGAAATCGAGCATCCCCACGACCTCACCGGCCTCTATGAAGGCCGCCCGCTGACCGAGCGCAGCGTCGGCGAAAGCGGCGGCATGCCCGACCGGGTGACGCTCTATCGCATTCCCATACTCGTCGAATGGATCGAAACCGGCGAAAAGCTCGAATGGCTGGTCCGTCATGTGTTGATCCACGAGATCGGCCATCATTTCGGTTTTTCCGACGACGACATGCACGCGCTCGAGGATATGGCGTGAGCGTTCCTCCGCGCGCGGCGAGCGTGGGTGAATTGCTGCGGCTGGACAATGTGGCGTGCATCCGCGGCGACCGGTTGCTGTTCGAGCGACTGTCGCTGACGCTCGGCCGCGGCGATGCGCTGTGGCTGCGCGGGCCCAACGGCGCGGGCAAGTCGAGTTTGATCCGCCTTGCCGCCGGATTGCTCCGCCCGGCAGCCGGAACAGTCGAGCGCCGCGAGCGCGTCGCGCTGATCGACGAAGCCAGCGCACTCGACGCCGAGCTGCCGTTGCGGCGCGCTCTCGATTTCTGGGCGCGGGTCGACACGGTCGATGGCCATGCGGTCGACCGCGCGATGGCCGATATGGCACTCGCCCCGCTCGCCGAGGTGCCGGTCGCGATGCTCTCGACCGGCCAGCGCAAGCGCGCGGCGATGGTGAGGGTGCTCGCGAGCGGCGCGGCGATCTGGCTGCTCGACGAACCCGCGAACGGCATGGACGAGGCAGCACAGGCGCGGCTGGTCGCAGCGGTTGCCAGGCACCGCGCGAACGGCGGGGCGGTAATGCTGGCGTCACACTTCGCGCTCGGGATCCCGGACTTGGCGGAGCTGGATATGGGGGCGCTCGCCTGATGCTCCTCCACTCCGTCATTGCGAGCGAAGCGAAGCAATCCAGGGCGGTTTACGTGACGCTGGATTGCTTCGCTTCGCTCGCAATGACGAGAAAGGGCGGTATCGCGTGACGGCTCTCATCGCCCTCTTCTGGCGCGACCTGCGGCGCGCGTGGGGCAGCGGGGCGCTGTGGCTACCGGTGCTCTTCTTCCTGCTCGTCGCGACGGCATTTCCTTTCGCGGTTGGTCCCGATGCGCCGCTGCTGCGCCGCGCGGGCGGCGGGATGGTCTGGGTCGCGGCGCTGCTCGCGGCCTTGCTGCCCATCGACCGGTTGGTGAAGCCCGACAAGGATGCGGGCGTGCTCGATCAACTCGCGGTGCGCGGCTTTGCCGATGAGGTCATCGCTGCAGTGAAGATTGGCGCGCATGCCATTGGTTTCGGGCTGCCTTTGTTGATCGCCCTCCTCCCCGCAGCGGCGCTGCTCGCACAGGATGCGGCGCGCGCCGAACTGCTCGCGACGGGCATCGCCATGGCCGTTCCGGCGCTCGCCTCGCTTGCGGTGCTGAGCGCCGCGCTGACCGCGAACCACAAGGGCGGCAGTGCGATCGGGGGGCTGCTGATCCTGCCGCTCGCGGTGCCGCTGCTGATCTTCGGGGCGGGAATGCTAGATCCGTCGGGGCGCGGCGCGATGAAATTGCTCGCGGCGACAAGCTTGCTGCTGACGGTAATCGGGCCGTTTGCTGCCGGCGCGGCGCTAAGGGGGCTGCGCGAATGACGCGCCAGTCGCTCGCGCATATTGCACTCGTCGTGCGCGACTATGACGAGGCGATCGGCTTTTATGTCGGCACGCTCGGCTTCACGCTCGTCGTCGACGAATATCAGCCGGCGCAGGACAAGCGCTGGGTGCTGGTGGCGCCGCCGGGCAATCCGCCGGGCGGCGCGACAATCCTGCTCGCGCGCGCCGCCAACGAGGAACAGGCGAAATTCATCGGCAACCAGTCGGGCGGGCGCGTCTTTCTGTTCCTGCAGACCGACGATTTCGCCCGCGACTATCAGCGTCTGCTCGACCGGGGCGTGCGGATCGAACGCGAGCCGATGGAGGCCGATTATGGCACGGTGGCGGTGTTCCTCGACCTTTACGGCAACAAGTGGGACCTGATCGAGTTTCGGCGGGCGGGGTGACGGCTAACGACCGGTTGTGGACGTTCGCTCTGCACCTCATAAGGCTAAGTCGGCAGCATAGGGGAAAAGAGTAATGCAGCGGAA
This genomic interval from Sphingopyxis chilensis contains the following:
- a CDS encoding peptide chain release factor 3 encodes the protein MSKHPDRRTFAIISHPDAGKTTLTEKLLVAGGAIHIAGEVKARGAARRARSDWMKIEQQRGISVTSSVMTFEHAGLIFNLLDTPGHEDFSEDTYRTLTAVDSAVMVIDAAKGIEPQTLKLFEVCRLRSVPIITFINKVDREGQTPFELLDEVADRLALDVCPMNWPAGMGGQFEGIYDLVDPALMVPGGDASRMYEGERIAVEGLDDPRLAAKLSADAFALLKEETELASACYAPFDAAAYRNGDLTPVFFGSALKEFGVIDLLAGLANHAPGPQPQPAEPAPVQPDDDAVTGFVFKVQANMNPAHRDRIAFMRLCSGKFERGMRLMQGGTGKAIAISRPMLFLAQDREMAEEAFPGDIIGIPNHGTLRVGDTLSERSDIMITGLPNFAPEILRRVALVDPTKTKQLRKALDDMAEEGIIQVFYPEIGANMIVGVVGQLQLDVLISRLEAEYKVEAKLEQSPWDTARWIASDDAAALKAFQADNRGAAATDRDGAPVFMAKDAWEVGYVTQRHPAIRFTATKERVFAPAG
- a CDS encoding 4a-hydroxytetrahydrobiopterin dehydratase, which translates into the protein MVRKLDETERSALLARFPEWMHEPSRDAITRQFKFADFAQAFGFMASVAIVAEKMDHHPEWSNVYNRVDILLTTHDADGLSERDAKLAEAIEALA
- a CDS encoding metallopeptidase family protein; its protein translation is MSDKTSLPPDLPAGWTGTAPDADALFAMAEAAFETMPDVFKPHIKGVVIAIEEFADDEILAALEIEHPHDLTGLYEGRPLTERSVGESGGMPDRVTLYRIPILVEWIETGEKLEWLVRHVLIHEIGHHFGFSDDDMHALEDMA
- the ccmA gene encoding heme ABC exporter ATP-binding protein CcmA, whose translation is MGELLRLDNVACIRGDRLLFERLSLTLGRGDALWLRGPNGAGKSSLIRLAAGLLRPAAGTVERRERVALIDEASALDAELPLRRALDFWARVDTVDGHAVDRAMADMALAPLAEVPVAMLSTGQRKRAAMVRVLASGAAIWLLDEPANGMDEAAQARLVAAVARHRANGGAVMLASHFALGIPDLAELDMGALA
- a CDS encoding heme exporter protein CcmB; this encodes MTALIALFWRDLRRAWGSGALWLPVLFFLLVATAFPFAVGPDAPLLRRAGGGMVWVAALLAALLPIDRLVKPDKDAGVLDQLAVRGFADEVIAAVKIGAHAIGFGLPLLIALLPAAALLAQDAARAELLATGIAMAVPALASLAVLSAALTANHKGGSAIGGLLILPLAVPLLIFGAGMLDPSGRGAMKLLAATSLLLTVIGPFAAGAALRGLRE
- a CDS encoding VOC family protein; translated protein: MTRQSLAHIALVVRDYDEAIGFYVGTLGFTLVVDEYQPAQDKRWVLVAPPGNPPGGATILLARAANEEQAKFIGNQSGGRVFLFLQTDDFARDYQRLLDRGVRIEREPMEADYGTVAVFLDLYGNKWDLIEFRRAG